TCAATGTACTGCAGTGAATGAAATCATGTCATTAAGTAAAATTCAAGATAAATACTGTTCAAGAACCACGCGAAGTAAAAAGAAACTGAAACTAACTAGGTGTGcaaacaaaaaattatgaaaagggTCGTGAGGGAAATGAAAAGGAACTTCATTAAGATCAATGAAATTACAAGTAACAACCTATAACGAAAATTATCGGCCACATAACTCTTCCTACTTAAGTCCCCTAGAAAATTATGTTGAGtaaatcatataattatatacaaccTATTTAACACAAGTGAGAATCCCGGAACAAGGAATTCACGTAAGTAAATCTTCCATTTCGTTTTCCTTTTCTGTTTCTCCATAACTCTTCAAAGTTATTAGAGTTGCACTTTTTGGACAACCCAACAGTGTAAACACCCAATTGTCACTTCTCGATATGAATGCACAATAACAAATCCATACCCATAAATATTTACGGGTTGAAACTGAATAGCTTAGCCGGAACCCGTTTATTAACTCGTTCGAACCTTTACTATGCATAATTGAAATCCTAGACAGACATACCCAAAAAACTGAACCTAACAATGACACTCAcggagaaataaataaataaaaagtagaaaGCAAAAATATTCTCGAAGATTCAAATTAACAAAGCAAACACATCTGAAGGGAATGAGTAAAATCTGTCACATACTGCTATGTTTTTCATGACTTGATAAGTAACATCCCGAGCTCTGAATGACCTCGGATGCCATTTTCCTTCAGACCAATCAACATATGTTACTGACCAATTTGCGATTCCACCTGGATCAAGCATCTAAGTACCCACGGAGCCAGTCAGTTGGGAGAAAAGAGATTCCtattatcataatataaaatagaacAGATTGGTATACTGACAGTAAAGAAGGTTGGCAGGTAATGCTCATCAGCGTAGCAATTGCGGTTGCCCTCCATATTTGGCTGGGAAGTTTCAAACACGAACAGTATTTTGTCATTGAAGCCAAAAATGTAAGTGACTTAGTTCaacatgaataaaattaaattaaatgtccGATTATCAATCAATTTATCAAGAGAAgcatttagtttaaaaaaaccATTCATACATGCTGCAGCAAGAATACCACTGACAACATATCTTAATAAGAAATTATCACCGGCATCTTACTTCAACAAATGGCATTTCTTAATAGAAAACGAAAAactgtatttaaatatatgaggataaataaaataacgaaAAGAAGGCACGGAGCGAAGAATCAGTATAGTTAATATCtagatattaaatattaacaGGCTACTGATTACTATGTCCAGGAAATCTTTATAATCTTCCAGCAAAACTTAATGCAGCAAAATGCTAATCCAGGGGATttctttcttaataatttttttttaaattatttcttaaaaacagtggacaaaaaaattgaaaataacagTGGGCTATTGTTCAGAAATCATAAGCACATTTACCTACACTAACATTCTTAACAAAGATGATAGGATCATAGGAATAATACCAAATGGATCAGACAATCCACCCACTTAGCAAACAAATAAACACAAGAGGTTCTTAAAAACATAGTACCCTGCAATGGTGCTTGAATTTTGTAAAATAGAGACTGTCTGCCATAACTATTATAGCATGCTGCCGCTTCATTGAGAACCACTGCATGAGAAACCACAAGATCCAAGTCAGTTGCATGACAGAAAAGTTTTAAATGGTTTCCTAATTctaaatttgtaatataaaaaacatttttcatgcAATTTTTTACAATTATGAATGGAAAGGCATTTTAGACTACACATGAATGACAAAAGAAAGTGTACTGTGATGTCAAAAACTTCTGCCAGGTATGAAGACCCTGCATATAACTTTAACTGCATTTTCCAAAACTTGTTACTATTATGATAACTTTCAATGCATGTCAACAACTTCTTCCACAAACTAAGTATGAAGATTGACAACTTAAAATGACCGGAAGACAGTTATATTGTCCAACAACCCCAaggtaatatattttatacaattaatgaaatagtgaaagaaaTAAGCTATTGTTATTCTTGTTTAATATATGCACATAAGGAAGGATTGCCTGATAAAGGAAAGGACGGCAAAATAGTACGTACATGAACTCCTCAGTGACATCACTCTCACtataaagaggaaaaaaaatacataaatgaaATCAATGATATTTCCATTGTTGCAATAATCTGTGGATATGGATAAAGTAGGGCGTAAAATGACCAATAAGGGGAGAAACATGTGACGAAAGTAGGAAAAAAAGCTTCTTTCCAACCAGATTAGCCATACAATGCCAAGGGAACTTATAAGCAACCAAACATTAACGGAAACAACCACTTAAATACTCCGTATCACACGCATTTTACTCAATATGAGACTTAGGCAAAATATAATACCCAAGTTCCAAATGAAACACCACTATTGATAGTCGACACATTGATAGGTCAAACTACCACACTTCAATTGATTTCCTCATTAATCTTTGTGAAGGCTTGACTTGGCGTTTGAAGCACAAATCCACATTTTGGATGTGTAAAATCGAAACTATTCACAGTAGGTCCAACTAGGAGTTGGATCATGGATCTACATTTGACTTAATTTAACGTGAAACCAAACATCACTTCACCAGTCAGAGACCCCATAGGTAACCCTTTCTAAGACACCAACAACCATCTTTGATACTAGTTGCATAAGCAACCTAAAAAGCTAGTTGTTAAAGGAGGAGAAATAAACACTTAAATACTACTCCACCGAGTATCTCATAATACTCAATATAAGACATGGATATCCCATAATACCCAAGTTCCTTtcaaaacaaatagaaaaaggGAAGATAACATTAAGGAAACACTTCAACTGAATGATGctcaattttttcaatataaatcaTACCTGGGAACCCTTTCGGAAATCTTTCTTTTCCACTTCGGGCAACATATATTCTATATACCTGCCATTTCCATGAGGACCAGGATCCACATAGCTTTATCCAAAAGGTGAAGGAGAAAATAGACACAGATTAGTCCGAATTACCATCCACAAATTCCGTAGTATAGAATATTTACTCAAAGCAAAAAGTTAGAATTTCATCAACTAATTCGTAGAAAGTCTTATATTTTCTTACCTGTCAATAAAGCTGACATTTGTTAATAATAAGTAGTTGTACACAAAATCAAAGCGACGTACAGGTATACAACTGAAGCACAAATGAGTGTGCAGTTGATTAGATTCAATTCCACAAAGTATGActtgcagaaaaaaaaaagaattagatAACAAAAGACCTTTCAGACAACAATACAAAATGTTGATTATCAGGGTCTAACAGTGCATTTGCCAAAAGTCTTCTTTCAGCCTCAACCATAGAAATTTTTCCCCAGCCTACCTGCAAGAAAGTGAAAACAAGTTGGCATAAAGAAACAAATGGCTCGACCAAAGAAAATTGGATGCATGTTAAACACCAGAGAATCATAACATTAGAAGAAAGTTTTCGTGATTATTTTTTCTGGTGTTCACAACGTTACTAAAGTTCTGCCTTCAATTAACGATTCTACCATACTACCATTTGAAGAGTCGGATCCATGAACTGTTTATCAGGagaataaatatattcttttgtgtacatatagaaaataaaagtgCTCATATGAATGCTAGTTCTCACTGCTTAGTTGAGAGACAAAAGAGCAGTTTTGTTacagcaaaaagaaaaacagagagGAACAAAATAAACAGACTGAGAGATTTGTATGATGATACTCTCCAATTCCAATcaattattaactttttattaaaaagcaAACATCAAATTGCTTATAGTGTTCGCAGTTTCAATCATCCTAAAATTATGTTGGAATTGAAACTTCAAACTATCATATCGAGTGCTGgtaaattatatattcaaatcatgtGGTATACACCATACCGGTGCACTGTGAATGTCTCGTCCAACAAAATAGGGGCTGACATGTGTTGGCTTGTCCTTTGATGCATGTACATAAACAGAGAATTTGCCCTCATGGCCCTGCATTTGGCAACGagtataattcaaatataatggAAGCAACATATTCAAAGGAAAAGGAATTGAACTGATACTTATCCAGATTCCAAGATGAGAAACATACAttgatatttttctaaaatgtcCTGGTATTCTAACCTTATTTGGAGCACATATAGAACAATGCTCAAATTTCTATTGTTAAACGAAAGGCATAAATAGAAAAAGTAGATGGAAAGTAAAATCAAAACTCATGCTAGAAGCTCCCTAAATTTCCTGCCTAGATTCAATACTACTAGGTTTGGTGCGAGTATAATACTTAACTACGAACTGCTGGGGGTTTGTATTAACGAGTGCCGGTGCCGTAAcatcatataaatattaattatatcttaataTGGATGTGTTCTAAAACTAATTTAGGCATGTGCTACATCCAACAACCCTGCTAGCTATAGCATACAAATCAAATGCTAGCATACAAATCAAATGCACAAAGCATgttacatacatacatacatatacaatCTTCCAAAAAATGAAGTGACAATCAATCTGCATTTGATTTGATCTATAATGGAAAACTGGATTGGTTCAATTGGAAGCAATATGAAAAGTGGGCCGGTTAA
This window of the Vigna angularis cultivar LongXiaoDou No.4 chromosome 7, ASM1680809v1, whole genome shotgun sequence genome carries:
- the LOC108338129 gene encoding glycosyltransferase BC10 — its product is MKKERAWPQFIRNLLIMVGSRSRPQLRRPTWIIVLVSIVCVFLVAAYVYPPRSPSSCSLFSSSGCGGSIIDLPPAAQSRQLTDAEVESRVVINEILNYYPVITKKPKVAFLFLTPSSLPFERLWHMFFKGHEGKFSVYVHASKDKPTHVSPYFVGRDIHSAPVGWGKISMVEAERRLLANALLDPDNQHFVLLSESCIPVRRFDFVYNYLLLTNVSFIDSYVDPGPHGNGRYIEYMLPEVEKKDFRKGSQWFSMKRQHAIIVMADSLYFTKFKHHCRPNMEGNRNCYADEHYLPTFFTMLDPGGIANWSVTYVDWSEGKWHPRSFRARDVTYQVMKNIAYIDESPHFTSDAKRTVVITPCVLNGSKRSCYLFARKFFPETQERLIQLYSNSTIF